From the genome of Paraburkholderia flava, one region includes:
- a CDS encoding MFS transporter, giving the protein MMESTVHTQPASRFRDVFRVVSGNFLEMFDFTVYAYYATAIAHTFFPAENEFVSLLLALSVFGAGFFMRPFGALVLGAYVDRHGRRKGLILSLSLMAVGTACVAFVPGYATIGLAAPVIVLIGRLLQGFSAGVELGGVSVYLSEIATPGKRGFFCSWQSGSQQVAVIFAATLGVLLNQLLPASEVSAWGWRVPFLIGCLIVPFLFVIRRTLRETDEFAARKHHPRMGEIMKSMVENSGLIVAGMGLVVMTTASFYLITTYTPTFGRTVLHLSSLDSLIVTVCVGISNLIWLPISGAVSDRVGRRPILLLFTVLTILTSYPAMQWLVAAPSFERLLLVELWLSLLYAWYNGAMVVALTELMPANVRTTGFSMAYSLATLVGGFTPAISTSLIHFTGDKAAPGAWMGAAALCGAVATLVLYRSQQARNSYKLA; this is encoded by the coding sequence ATGATGGAATCAACCGTGCACACTCAACCCGCGTCGCGGTTTCGAGACGTTTTCCGCGTGGTCAGCGGCAATTTCCTCGAAATGTTCGACTTCACCGTCTACGCGTATTACGCGACGGCGATCGCTCACACGTTCTTCCCCGCCGAGAACGAGTTCGTCTCGCTGCTGCTGGCATTGTCGGTATTCGGCGCGGGCTTCTTCATGCGACCGTTCGGCGCGCTGGTGCTCGGCGCGTACGTCGACCGTCATGGGCGGCGCAAGGGCCTTATCCTGTCGCTGTCGTTGATGGCGGTCGGCACCGCGTGCGTTGCGTTCGTTCCGGGCTATGCGACGATCGGTCTCGCGGCGCCGGTCATCGTTTTGATCGGGCGGCTCCTGCAAGGCTTCTCGGCAGGTGTCGAACTCGGCGGCGTGTCGGTGTATCTCTCCGAAATCGCGACGCCCGGCAAGCGCGGCTTCTTCTGCTCGTGGCAGTCGGGCAGCCAGCAGGTCGCGGTGATTTTCGCGGCGACGCTCGGCGTGCTGCTCAATCAGCTGCTGCCGGCCAGTGAGGTGAGCGCATGGGGCTGGCGCGTGCCGTTCCTGATCGGCTGCCTGATCGTGCCGTTCCTGTTCGTGATCCGCCGCACGCTGCGCGAAACCGATGAGTTCGCCGCGCGCAAGCATCATCCGCGGATGGGCGAAATCATGAAGTCGATGGTCGAGAACTCGGGGCTGATCGTTGCGGGGATGGGTCTCGTCGTGATGACGACGGCGTCGTTCTATCTGATCACCACCTACACGCCGACGTTCGGCAGGACGGTGCTGCACCTGTCGTCGCTCGATTCGCTGATCGTCACGGTGTGCGTCGGCATATCGAATCTCATCTGGTTGCCGATATCAGGCGCCGTGTCCGATCGCGTCGGCCGTCGGCCGATCCTGCTGCTCTTCACCGTGCTGACCATCCTGACTTCGTACCCGGCGATGCAGTGGCTCGTCGCGGCGCCGTCGTTCGAGCGGCTGCTGCTGGTCGAGCTGTGGCTGTCGCTGCTCTACGCGTGGTACAACGGTGCGATGGTGGTAGCGCTCACCGAACTGATGCCGGCGAACGTGCGGACGACCGGCTTCTCGATGGCGTACAGCCTCGCGACGCTGGTCGGCGGCTTCACGCCGGCCATCTCGACGTCGCTGATCCACTTCACCGGCGACAAGGCCGCGCCGGGTGCGTGGATGGGCGCGGCGGCGCTGTGCGGCGCGGTGGCGACGCTGGTACTCTACCGTTCGCAACAGGCTCGCAACAGCTACAAGCTGGCCTGA
- a CDS encoding sensor histidine kinase — translation MKNRKRSLRARLLLWLIVPMAAFSLVAGWLTHANARHTADLLQDAALLSAARVMAADVRWDGDNLVASVSPSTIQIVGTPRGDQVFYRVEIAGGALIAGTSDFPQPLRPAEAPRWYDARVAQTPIRAVTLKRPMYDAGRIVDVVVSVGRTEIERDAMVAALWKPQLAIILGSIAIAVVLVCAGLALELRPLEKLAKGLAEHPSQSRARIDATDVHAELHPLIAAFNACLDIIERQALTQRRFIADAAHQIRTPLTLLGMQLQYARRQGTLDEVRETLLAMHHSNRAMVSLINQLLMLAQAEAADYTALGGERVDIREVVTRAVEKLALAARRRNIELVVSIESSPVVTGSATLLQEVLSNLIDNAIRYAPEATVVAIDADEADGWVSVRVLDQGPGIPAELRERVFEPFFRASEQEGSGLGLAIAREIVRAHSGTIVLGDAPDGRGLRVELVLPMADRQ, via the coding sequence ATGAAGAACCGCAAGCGTAGCCTGCGCGCGCGGCTGCTGCTCTGGCTGATCGTCCCGATGGCGGCGTTCAGTCTGGTCGCGGGCTGGCTCACGCATGCGAACGCCCGGCACACCGCCGATCTGCTGCAGGATGCGGCGCTGTTGTCGGCTGCTCGCGTGATGGCCGCCGACGTGCGCTGGGACGGCGACAATCTCGTCGCGTCGGTGTCGCCGAGCACGATCCAGATTGTCGGCACGCCCAGAGGCGATCAGGTGTTCTATCGCGTCGAGATCGCGGGCGGCGCGCTGATCGCCGGCACGTCCGATTTCCCTCAACCGCTACGCCCTGCCGAAGCGCCGCGCTGGTACGACGCGCGCGTCGCGCAAACGCCGATCCGCGCGGTCACGCTGAAGCGTCCAATGTACGACGCGGGGCGGATCGTCGACGTCGTGGTGTCGGTCGGGCGCACGGAGATCGAACGCGACGCGATGGTCGCGGCGCTGTGGAAACCGCAGCTCGCGATCATTCTCGGCAGCATCGCCATCGCGGTGGTGCTGGTCTGCGCGGGGCTCGCGCTCGAATTGCGGCCGCTCGAAAAGCTCGCGAAAGGACTCGCCGAGCATCCGTCGCAAAGCCGCGCGCGGATCGATGCCACCGACGTGCACGCCGAACTGCATCCGCTGATCGCCGCGTTCAACGCGTGCCTCGACATCATCGAACGGCAGGCGCTCACGCAGCGCCGCTTCATCGCCGATGCCGCGCATCAGATCCGCACGCCGCTGACGCTGCTCGGCATGCAGCTGCAATACGCGCGCCGCCAGGGCACCCTCGACGAAGTACGCGAGACGCTGCTCGCGATGCATCACAGCAACCGCGCGATGGTCTCGCTGATCAACCAGCTGTTGATGCTCGCGCAGGCCGAAGCGGCCGACTACACCGCGTTGGGCGGCGAACGGGTGGATATCCGCGAAGTCGTCACGCGTGCGGTCGAAAAGCTCGCGCTCGCAGCGCGCCGCCGCAACATCGAACTGGTCGTGTCGATCGAGTCGTCGCCTGTCGTGACCGGCAGCGCGACGCTGCTTCAGGAAGTGCTGTCGAACCTGATCGACAACGCGATCCGCTATGCGCCGGAAGCCACGGTGGTCGCAATCGATGCGGATGAAGCGGACGGCTGGGTCAGCGTGAGAGTGCTCGACCAGGGGCCGGGCATTCCGGCGGAATTACGCGAGCGCGTGTTCGAACCGTTCTTTCGTGCGTCGGAGCAGGAAGGTAGTGGTCTCGGACTCGCGATCGCGCGAGAGATCGTGCGCGCGCACAGCGGGACGATCGTGCTCGGCGATGCGCCGGACGGACGCGGACTGCGGGTGGAGCTGGTATTGCCGATGGCAGACCGGCAGTGA
- a CDS encoding response regulator transcription factor: MRLLLIEDNRQLAHWLSKMLADEGFVVEHALDGETAEALLHDARYDVVLLDLNLPGMSGKALLRRMRDHANDTPVLVLTATGDVGEKVICLSAGADDYVVKPFDDRELVARIKVLARRHAPVRSNRLRCGTLLYDMDRRQFFVGDDTLSLTPREHAVLEALILQAGRTVSKTVLANAVNDSDAPPSGDAIEIYVSRLRKKIEKSTAAIITLRGLGYLLEHEEPQA; encoded by the coding sequence ATGAGACTTCTGCTGATCGAAGACAACCGGCAGCTCGCGCACTGGCTGTCAAAGATGCTGGCCGACGAAGGCTTCGTCGTCGAGCACGCGCTCGACGGCGAGACGGCCGAGGCGTTGCTGCACGATGCGCGCTACGACGTCGTGCTGCTCGATCTGAACCTGCCGGGCATGTCCGGCAAGGCGCTGCTGCGACGCATGCGCGACCACGCGAACGACACGCCCGTGCTGGTGCTGACCGCGACCGGCGACGTCGGCGAGAAGGTGATCTGCCTGAGCGCGGGCGCGGACGATTATGTCGTCAAGCCGTTCGACGATCGCGAACTGGTCGCGCGCATCAAGGTGCTGGCGCGTCGCCACGCGCCGGTGCGTTCGAACCGGCTGCGCTGCGGCACCTTGCTTTACGACATGGACCGCCGCCAGTTCTTCGTCGGCGACGACACGCTGTCGCTGACGCCGCGCGAACATGCGGTGCTCGAAGCACTGATCCTGCAGGCGGGACGCACCGTATCGAAGACGGTGCTCGCGAATGCCGTGAACGATAGCGACGCGCCTCCGAGCGGCGATGCGATCGAAATCTACGTATCGCGCCTGAGAAAAAAAATCGAGAAGAGCACCGCGGCGATCATCACGCTGCGCGGGCTCGGCTATCTGCTGGAACATGAAGAACCGCAAGCGTAG
- a CDS encoding RNA polymerase sigma factor: MSTAATHRAIEAVWRIEAAKVIAHVARIVRDVGVAEELAQDALVAALEHWPDDGVPDNPGAWLMATAKNRALDRLRLDALQARKREAIGLDMDALEAHLVPDFVDALDAAREDDIGDDLLRLVFTACHPVLSTDARVALTLRLLGGLTTDEIARGFLVPEPTIAQRIVRAKRTLSAAKVPFEVPQADARAVRLASVLEVIYLVFNEGYSATAGDDWMRPALCEEALRLGRVLAGLVPDESEVHGLVALMEIQASRTHARTDAHGRPVLLLDQDRSRWDPLLIRRGLVALERVHALGGASGPYALQAALAACHARAHTAADTDWVQIVALYDALAQVAGSPVVELNRAVAVGMAFGPAAGLEIVDALAADPALAHYHWLPSVRGDLLAKLGRRDEARVEFERAASMTRNAREKELLLERVAEMGAKS, from the coding sequence CTCATCGTGCGATCGAAGCGGTCTGGCGCATCGAAGCCGCCAAGGTCATCGCGCACGTCGCGCGCATCGTGCGCGACGTCGGGGTGGCCGAGGAACTGGCGCAGGACGCGCTCGTCGCCGCGCTCGAGCACTGGCCCGACGACGGCGTACCCGATAACCCAGGAGCATGGCTGATGGCGACCGCGAAAAACCGCGCGCTCGACCGTCTGCGGCTCGACGCGCTGCAGGCGCGCAAGCGCGAAGCGATCGGGCTCGACATGGACGCGCTCGAAGCGCACCTCGTGCCCGATTTCGTCGATGCGCTCGATGCCGCGCGCGAAGACGACATCGGCGACGATCTGCTGCGGCTCGTGTTCACTGCGTGTCATCCGGTGCTGTCGACCGACGCGCGCGTCGCGCTGACGTTGCGCCTGCTCGGCGGCCTCACCACCGACGAGATCGCGCGCGGCTTCCTCGTCCCCGAACCGACGATCGCGCAACGCATCGTGCGCGCGAAGCGCACGCTGTCGGCGGCGAAGGTGCCGTTCGAAGTGCCGCAGGCGGACGCGCGTGCCGTGCGTCTCGCGTCGGTGCTCGAAGTGATCTACCTGGTTTTCAACGAAGGCTATTCGGCGACCGCCGGCGACGACTGGATGCGTCCCGCGCTGTGCGAGGAAGCGCTGCGGCTGGGTCGCGTGCTGGCCGGTCTCGTGCCGGACGAAAGCGAAGTGCATGGGCTCGTCGCGCTGATGGAGATTCAGGCGTCGCGTACGCATGCCCGCACGGATGCGCACGGGCGGCCGGTGCTGCTGCTCGATCAGGACCGCAGTCGCTGGGATCCTTTATTGATTCGTCGCGGACTCGTGGCGCTCGAACGCGTGCACGCGCTCGGCGGCGCGAGCGGGCCGTACGCGTTGCAGGCGGCGCTCGCCGCGTGTCATGCGCGGGCCCATACCGCTGCGGACACCGACTGGGTGCAGATCGTCGCGCTATACGACGCGCTCGCGCAGGTTGCGGGGTCGCCGGTGGTCGAATTGAATCGTGCGGTCGCAGTGGGGATGGCGTTCGGTCCGGCGGCCGGGCTCGAAATCGTCGATGCACTCGCCGCCGATCCGGCGCTCGCGCATTACCACTGGCTACCGAGCGTGCGCGGCGATCTGCTCGCGAAGCTCGGGCGGCGCGACGAGGCGCGTGTGGAGTTCGAACGTGCCGCTTCGATGACGCGCAATGCACGCGAGAAAGAGTTGCTGCTGGAGCGGGTAGCCGAGATGGGCGCGAAAAGCTGA